A region of Periplaneta americana isolate PAMFEO1 chromosome 16, P.americana_PAMFEO1_priV1, whole genome shotgun sequence DNA encodes the following proteins:
- the LOC138692050 gene encoding zinc finger protein 726-like isoform X1, producing MDVVKMEPEVDPLAIGININSDINEQKILCQVGNVLHLQVTGIKTECMDHSYGLNSEMAFDETPVPINFPVMKSEVEVSTVYEEGDVLYHRMTQIKMECMDNSYEMTFDETPVPIDFPIVKYEAEEQACEIKLEVTAEEDEVLTQSVAVPSSSNNITENECQLTGEKIFKCDVCGMFLLGSELFFKRHARSHNRIDEVSRKDFLQVQCLKTQKRAHTGEKSFRCNKCGRKFLKYNNKKRHELSHAKEKRISCDICEKKFSKSGKLRVHRLVHSGKKPFTCDICGKKFLRADSLTLHVRVHTGEKPFNCDVCGKKFAKSLTLKRHAILHTREQEMSCDICGKKFSRSSSLIMHARTCDKSFCCDKCGKKFLRPSEYKKHERMHTGEKPFGCVVCAKAFRESSHLKRHSVVHSVEKPFSCDICGMTFVSSTSLKKHSRVHTREKPYSCQICAKKFSRSSGLKKHERVHLDGEGIV from the exons ATGGACGTGGTCAAGATGGAACCTGAGGTCGACCCTCTGGCAATAGGAATAAATATTAACTCAGATATCAACGAGCAGAAAATATTGTGTCAG GTAGGAAATGTATTACATTTACAAGTTACTGGAATAAAGACAGAGTGTATGGATCACAGCTACGGTCTGAACTCAGAGATGGCATTTGATGAAACGCCTGTGCCAATTAACTTTCCGGTCATGAAAAGTGAAGTTGAGGTTAGTACAGTATATGAA GAAGGAGATGTATTATATCACCGCATGACTCAAATAAAGATGGAATGTATGGACAATAGCTACGAGATGACATTTGATGAAACTCCTGTACCAATTGACTTTCCCATCGTTAAGTATGAAGCTGAG GAGCAGGCATGTGAGATCAAACTGGAAGTAACGGCAGAAGAGGATGAAGTCTTAACTCAGAG CGTTGCAGTGCCATCTTCCAGCAATAATATTACGGAAAATGAGTGCCAGCTGACAGGAGAGAAGatattcaaatgtgatgtttgtggaatgTTCTTATTAGGATCAGAATTATTTTTCAAAAGACATGCCCGTTCACACAATCGCATTGACGAAGTTTCTCGAAAGGATTTTTTGCAGGTGCAGTGTCTTAAAACACAAAAACGTGCACACACAGGCGAGAAATCATTCCGTTGTAATAAATGTGGAAGGAAATttttaaagtataataataagaAAAGGCATGAACTGTCACACGCAAAGGAGAAGAGAattagttgtgatatatgtgaaaAGAAATTTTCCAAATCGGGTAAATTGAGAGTGCATAGACTAGTGCATTCAGGCAAGAAGCCATTCACTtgcgatatatgtggaaagaaatttttgaGAGCCGATAGCTTGACCTTACATGTTCGCGTACATacgggcgagaagccattcaattgTGATGTGTGTGGGAAGAAATTTGCTAAATCTCTGACCTTGAAAAGGCATGCAATTTTACACACTCGAGAGCAAGAAatgagttgtgatatatgtggaaagaagttTTCGAGATCGAGTAGTTTGATAATGCATGCACGGACTTGCGATAAGTCTTTCTGTTGTGataaatgtggaaagaaatttttgcGACCTTCTGAATATAAAAAACATGAGCGCATGCACACAGGAGAGAAGCCATTCGGCTGTGTCGTATGTGCAAAAGCATTTCGAGAATCGTCTCACTTGAAAAGGCATTCTGTCGTGCACTCCGTCGAGAAACCGTTCAGCTGTGATATTTGTGGTATGACATTTGTTTCTTCAACTTCATTGAAAAAGCATTCACGCGTTCACACACGTGAGAAACCCTACAGTTGCCAAATATGTGCAAAAAAATTTTCCCGGTCTTCCGGTCTGAAAAAACATGAACGCGTACA
- the LOC138692050 gene encoding zinc finger protein 726-like isoform X2 produces the protein MDVVKMEPEVDPLAIGININSDINEQKILCQVGNVLHLQVTGIKTECMDHSYGLNSEMAFDETPVPINFPVMKSEVEEGDVLYHRMTQIKMECMDNSYEMTFDETPVPIDFPIVKYEAEEQACEIKLEVTAEEDEVLTQSVAVPSSSNNITENECQLTGEKIFKCDVCGMFLLGSELFFKRHARSHNRIDEVSRKDFLQVQCLKTQKRAHTGEKSFRCNKCGRKFLKYNNKKRHELSHAKEKRISCDICEKKFSKSGKLRVHRLVHSGKKPFTCDICGKKFLRADSLTLHVRVHTGEKPFNCDVCGKKFAKSLTLKRHAILHTREQEMSCDICGKKFSRSSSLIMHARTCDKSFCCDKCGKKFLRPSEYKKHERMHTGEKPFGCVVCAKAFRESSHLKRHSVVHSVEKPFSCDICGMTFVSSTSLKKHSRVHTREKPYSCQICAKKFSRSSGLKKHERVHLDGEGIV, from the exons ATGGACGTGGTCAAGATGGAACCTGAGGTCGACCCTCTGGCAATAGGAATAAATATTAACTCAGATATCAACGAGCAGAAAATATTGTGTCAG GTAGGAAATGTATTACATTTACAAGTTACTGGAATAAAGACAGAGTGTATGGATCACAGCTACGGTCTGAACTCAGAGATGGCATTTGATGAAACGCCTGTGCCAATTAACTTTCCGGTCATGAAAAGTGAAGTTGAG GAAGGAGATGTATTATATCACCGCATGACTCAAATAAAGATGGAATGTATGGACAATAGCTACGAGATGACATTTGATGAAACTCCTGTACCAATTGACTTTCCCATCGTTAAGTATGAAGCTGAG GAGCAGGCATGTGAGATCAAACTGGAAGTAACGGCAGAAGAGGATGAAGTCTTAACTCAGAG CGTTGCAGTGCCATCTTCCAGCAATAATATTACGGAAAATGAGTGCCAGCTGACAGGAGAGAAGatattcaaatgtgatgtttgtggaatgTTCTTATTAGGATCAGAATTATTTTTCAAAAGACATGCCCGTTCACACAATCGCATTGACGAAGTTTCTCGAAAGGATTTTTTGCAGGTGCAGTGTCTTAAAACACAAAAACGTGCACACACAGGCGAGAAATCATTCCGTTGTAATAAATGTGGAAGGAAATttttaaagtataataataagaAAAGGCATGAACTGTCACACGCAAAGGAGAAGAGAattagttgtgatatatgtgaaaAGAAATTTTCCAAATCGGGTAAATTGAGAGTGCATAGACTAGTGCATTCAGGCAAGAAGCCATTCACTtgcgatatatgtggaaagaaatttttgaGAGCCGATAGCTTGACCTTACATGTTCGCGTACATacgggcgagaagccattcaattgTGATGTGTGTGGGAAGAAATTTGCTAAATCTCTGACCTTGAAAAGGCATGCAATTTTACACACTCGAGAGCAAGAAatgagttgtgatatatgtggaaagaagttTTCGAGATCGAGTAGTTTGATAATGCATGCACGGACTTGCGATAAGTCTTTCTGTTGTGataaatgtggaaagaaatttttgcGACCTTCTGAATATAAAAAACATGAGCGCATGCACACAGGAGAGAAGCCATTCGGCTGTGTCGTATGTGCAAAAGCATTTCGAGAATCGTCTCACTTGAAAAGGCATTCTGTCGTGCACTCCGTCGAGAAACCGTTCAGCTGTGATATTTGTGGTATGACATTTGTTTCTTCAACTTCATTGAAAAAGCATTCACGCGTTCACACACGTGAGAAACCCTACAGTTGCCAAATATGTGCAAAAAAATTTTCCCGGTCTTCCGGTCTGAAAAAACATGAACGCGTACA
- the LOC138692050 gene encoding zinc finger protein 726-like isoform X3 — protein sequence MKLLYQLTFPSLSMKLSVAVPSSSNNITENECQLTGEKIFKCDVCGMFLLGSELFFKRHARSHNRIDEVSRKDFLQVQCLKTQKRAHTGEKSFRCNKCGRKFLKYNNKKRHELSHAKEKRISCDICEKKFSKSGKLRVHRLVHSGKKPFTCDICGKKFLRADSLTLHVRVHTGEKPFNCDVCGKKFAKSLTLKRHAILHTREQEMSCDICGKKFSRSSSLIMHARTCDKSFCCDKCGKKFLRPSEYKKHERMHTGEKPFGCVVCAKAFRESSHLKRHSVVHSVEKPFSCDICGMTFVSSTSLKKHSRVHTREKPYSCQICAKKFSRSSGLKKHERVHLDGEGIV from the exons ATGAAACTCCTGTACCAATTGACTTTCCCATCGTTAAGTATGAAGCTGAG CGTTGCAGTGCCATCTTCCAGCAATAATATTACGGAAAATGAGTGCCAGCTGACAGGAGAGAAGatattcaaatgtgatgtttgtggaatgTTCTTATTAGGATCAGAATTATTTTTCAAAAGACATGCCCGTTCACACAATCGCATTGACGAAGTTTCTCGAAAGGATTTTTTGCAGGTGCAGTGTCTTAAAACACAAAAACGTGCACACACAGGCGAGAAATCATTCCGTTGTAATAAATGTGGAAGGAAATttttaaagtataataataagaAAAGGCATGAACTGTCACACGCAAAGGAGAAGAGAattagttgtgatatatgtgaaaAGAAATTTTCCAAATCGGGTAAATTGAGAGTGCATAGACTAGTGCATTCAGGCAAGAAGCCATTCACTtgcgatatatgtggaaagaaatttttgaGAGCCGATAGCTTGACCTTACATGTTCGCGTACATacgggcgagaagccattcaattgTGATGTGTGTGGGAAGAAATTTGCTAAATCTCTGACCTTGAAAAGGCATGCAATTTTACACACTCGAGAGCAAGAAatgagttgtgatatatgtggaaagaagttTTCGAGATCGAGTAGTTTGATAATGCATGCACGGACTTGCGATAAGTCTTTCTGTTGTGataaatgtggaaagaaatttttgcGACCTTCTGAATATAAAAAACATGAGCGCATGCACACAGGAGAGAAGCCATTCGGCTGTGTCGTATGTGCAAAAGCATTTCGAGAATCGTCTCACTTGAAAAGGCATTCTGTCGTGCACTCCGTCGAGAAACCGTTCAGCTGTGATATTTGTGGTATGACATTTGTTTCTTCAACTTCATTGAAAAAGCATTCACGCGTTCACACACGTGAGAAACCCTACAGTTGCCAAATATGTGCAAAAAAATTTTCCCGGTCTTCCGGTCTGAAAAAACATGAACGCGTACA